The Tolypothrix sp. PCC 7712 region CGGGGCTTTACAGTCAGATCATCGCGCCGATTTGACTAACACCTCGCCAGTTACTCATATTGGCCCCCATCCCAGTTGGGCTGATCCTGATAAAATTGTGTCCCTAGACCCCTTTGGGGCGGTAGCTAGTGAGGTATTTGCCTCTTATTACGCCCAAGGTTATGACATCCGCCCCACAATTGCGATTACTCAGGCTCATATTAATATGCCGGAGCTGCAAGAAGCGGTAGATAAGGGACGCTTGCAGGTGGATGGCAAAATTATGAAACCAGGCGGTGATTTGGTCGTTACCAAGGCGGCGATTGAGCCAGTTTGGTATTTACCAGGAATTGCCAAGCGGTTTAGCATTCAAGAAACAGATTTACGCCGCGCTTTATTTGAACAAACTGGGGGGATGTTCCCCGAATTGGTGACACGTTCTGATTTAGAAGTATTTTTACCCCCAATTGGCGGTGTCACAGTTTACATTGTCGGTGATTTAGCTGCGATCGCAGATCCCAATAAACCGCTAGCTGTGCGGGTACATGATGAATGTAACGGTTCTGATGTCTTTGGTTCCGATATCTGTACCTGTCGCCCTTATTTAGTACATGGGATTGAAGTCTGCGTCCAAACTGCACAGGAAGGCGGCGTGGGTGTAATTGTCTACTGCCGTAAAGAAGGACGTGCTTTAGGAGAAGTTACCAAA contains the following coding sequences:
- a CDS encoding GTP cyclohydrolase II, with the translated sequence MPKPNSVSRHIVLTSHPNSFGPKPNPIHWGAAEPMERGPIIATLTKQAHRNVIGTHSGSYAVYRALAVASGALQSDHRADLTNTSPVTHIGPHPSWADPDKIVSLDPFGAVASEVFASYYAQGYDIRPTIAITQAHINMPELQEAVDKGRLQVDGKIMKPGGDLVVTKAAIEPVWYLPGIAKRFSIQETDLRRALFEQTGGMFPELVTRSDLEVFLPPIGGVTVYIVGDLAAIADPNKPLAVRVHDECNGSDVFGSDICTCRPYLVHGIEVCVQTAQEGGVGVIVYCRKEGRALGEVTKFLVYNARKRQEGGDRADAYFARTECVAGVQDMRFQELMPDVLHWLGITRIDRMVSMSNMKYNAITQAGIEIVERVPIPEDLIPQDARVEIEAKKAAGYYTTGDVLDAESLGEVKGRDLEG